The following proteins are co-located in the Candidatus Accumulibacter cognatus genome:
- a CDS encoding ISAs1 family transposase, producing the protein MTLMETFSGLPDRRKGPAKRYALEMILVMAVCAILCGADNWVEVADWCKDRKEWLSERFGWPLERGTPSHDTFGDLFRVLDARVFEARFQEWIRGLAGLIEGVVAIDGKTLRGSGKKGSNELLHMVTAYAVQSGLSLAQEGTCGKGHELAGMKALLDVLILKGCIVTMDALGCQTELAEKIVARGGDDVLQVKDNPKNLADAIREFFDEGAQAGFGRLPVECCEDTEKDHGRIETRRYTWINDVSWMDKSLRAAWKKLGGVGMIESIRQIGDKVSVDQRYPIWSCGVQTVEMFANASLSHCGASRVCRRHTERKFVMD; encoded by the coding sequence ATGACCCTGATGGAGACCTTTTCCGGGCTACCGGACAGACGTAAAGGTCCGGCGAAACGCTACGCGTTGGAGATGATTCTGGTCATGGCGGTGTGCGCCATCCTGTGCGGAGCCGACAATTGGGTTGAGGTGGCCGACTGGTGCAAGGATCGCAAGGAGTGGCTGAGTGAGCGGTTCGGTTGGCCGCTGGAAAGAGGCACGCCATCGCACGACACGTTTGGCGACCTCTTTCGGGTGCTGGACGCGAGGGTCTTCGAGGCGCGTTTTCAGGAGTGGATCAGGGGGCTGGCCGGTCTGATCGAAGGCGTGGTGGCCATTGACGGGAAGACCTTGCGCGGTTCCGGCAAGAAAGGGAGCAACGAGTTGCTGCATATGGTCACGGCGTATGCGGTGCAAAGCGGCTTGAGCCTGGCGCAGGAAGGCACCTGCGGCAAGGGACATGAACTGGCGGGGATGAAGGCGCTGCTCGATGTCCTGATCTTGAAGGGATGTATCGTCACGATGGATGCGCTGGGTTGCCAGACCGAACTGGCCGAGAAGATCGTAGCCCGCGGAGGGGATGACGTGCTGCAGGTCAAGGACAACCCGAAGAACCTGGCAGATGCCATTCGGGAGTTTTTTGACGAAGGAGCCCAAGCCGGGTTTGGTCGGCTCCCAGTCGAGTGTTGCGAAGACACCGAGAAGGATCATGGCCGGATCGAGACCCGCCGCTACACCTGGATCAATGACGTTAGCTGGATGGACAAGTCCCTGCGTGCGGCGTGGAAGAAACTCGGCGGCGTCGGCATGATCGAGTCGATACGGCAGATCGGCGACAAGGTCAGTGTCGATCAGCGCTACCCGATCTGGTCCTGCGGTGTGCAAACGGTCGAAATGTTTGCCAATGCCTCCCTTAGCCACTGTGGAGCATCGAGAGTGTGCCGCAGGCACACAGAAAGGAAGTTCGTAATGGACTGA